Part of the Paenibacillus aurantius genome, GTCGTTTCACGGGCACTGGATCTCTCCAGAATGTTCCGCAGGTCCTTCTGGTTATATTTCAAGCCGCCGTTCAGATCCGCATGTCCCGGACGGGGGCGGTGCACCCTTCTTCTTCCTTCGTTGTCTTCATCGACCGGCTCGGAGCCCATGATTTTGGTCCAGTGCTTCCAGTCGTTGTTCTCCACCACCAACGCGATGGGCGCTCCGGTCGTTTGGCCGTGCCGGACTCCGCCTTTCAGCTGAGCCGTATCCTTCTCGATCTGCATCCGCAGTCCCCGGCCGTATCCCTTCTGCCTGCGGGCCAGCTGGAAATTGATATTGTCCAGAGCAACCTTCAGGTTGCTGGGCATTCCTTCAATAATGGCCGTCAGCTGCGGGCCGTGTGTTTCTCCTGCCGTTAAGTATCTCACGTCGTAAGCTCCCCTCGTTATCCCAAAACCTCTTGCGCCAAACACGCTTTAGCGCTTTTATGTGCTAATTATAGTATAGGTGTCACGGTTTGACAAGAAACGCTAGCTTGGTAACCGCACGCCAAAAAGGCCGCAAGCCCCCCGGTCTGCCTTACGCAAACCATGATGGACATCGCGGCCCAGCTTCCAAAAAGAGAATCAACCTTTGAGAGACTCCTTCGCCCGGTTCGTCACCGGCGGATCAAACCGGTTGTCGCTGACGGCACGAAAAAGCAGCATGGAATCAATCCCGAGAATTTGAGCGCACTCTTCTCTGCTGATCATTCCCCGGCGGTAGGCGGTAATGACCTTTCTTTTGTCCATAGACGGACCTCCTGAAAATACCTTTCTACGACTAGTATGGGCAACCGTTTGGCCGGGTATACCCCAGGTCCTGGGCCGCACTCTAGTGCTTATCCGGTAACACTCCAAGATAAGGCCCTCCTGCTACAGTTTACGGTAGAAAAAAGTATCCGCCGGCTCCAGTCCGTATTGCCCCGGAGTAAAAATCTGCTCCGTGCTCCCCACAAAAAGAATGCCGCCCGGCTTAAGAGCATCCGAAAATTTGTGATAGAGAAGCTGCTTCGCCTCTTCGGTAAAATAAATCATGACGTTGCGGCATATGATCAAGTCCTGTCCCGGCTCGAACCGGTCGGTCAGCAGATTCTGCTTCTGAAACCGGATCGGCTTCTTCAGTTCTTCCGTCACGCGGTACTCGCTGCCTTCCTTTCGGAAATAGCGCGCCAGCATAGCGGCCGGAACATCCCTTACGGACCGGTCCGGATAAGTCCCTTGACGGGCCTTTTCCAATGCACCCTCATCTATATCCGTTGCGGTAATCTGAACTTCTCCCTGGGCACCGAGATCAGCGAGAATCATCGATAGTGTATAAGGCTCTTCCCCTGTCGAGCAGGCGGCACTCCAGCACTTCACTCGTGTGTGCCTACGGCGCATCTCCGGCAGAAATTTCGTCTGAAGCACTTCCCAACGGTTGGGGTTGCGCCAGAATTCCGAAACGTTGATCGTCATGCGGTCCAGAAACTCATAAAGCAGCCTCTTGTCTCCCGCTATCGCGTCATAGAACGCGCCGAACGAAGAAAAGCCCTTCTTCATCCGAAGCGTAGTAAGCCTTCGTTTCATCTGGGCTTCCTTGTATTGATTCAA contains:
- a CDS encoding CheR family methyltransferase; protein product: MEITEDRDFAQFVKKIKELTSIDLNQYKEAQMKRRLTTLRMKKGFSSFGAFYDAIAGDKRLLYEFLDRMTINVSEFWRNPNRWEVLQTKFLPEMRRRHTRVKCWSAACSTGEEPYTLSMILADLGAQGEVQITATDIDEGALEKARQGTYPDRSVRDVPAAMLARYFRKEGSEYRVTEELKKPIRFQKQNLLTDRFEPGQDLIICRNVMIYFTEEAKQLLYHKFSDALKPGGILFVGSTEQIFTPGQYGLEPADTFFYRKL